One window from the genome of Candidatus Methylomirabilota bacterium encodes:
- a CDS encoding ABC transporter permease gives KPLGAIGGVIVLALLVMAVFAGQIAPYSYDQSIRGFRMKPPSGQFWMGTDNLARDVWSRVVYGARISVTVGFATVALATLMATAIGISSAYLGGAYDIVLQRVVDAWMSFPALVVVLSLMAALGPGLPNLILALSVLGAASASRVIRGATLSVMQNSYVEAARALGASHLRIVMLYVLPNVMATILILATIGLGAVILAESALSFLGFGIPPPYPSWGGMLSGSGRSFMYHAPWMAVFPGAAISLAVFGFNMFGDALRDVLDPRLRGAGGLRG, from the coding sequence GCAAGCCGCTGGGCGCGATCGGCGGCGTAATCGTCCTGGCGCTGCTGGTCATGGCGGTCTTCGCGGGCCAGATCGCGCCCTATTCGTACGACCAGTCGATCCGCGGCTTTCGGATGAAGCCTCCGAGCGGCCAGTTCTGGATGGGCACCGACAACCTCGCGCGCGACGTCTGGAGCCGGGTCGTCTACGGCGCGCGGATCTCCGTCACCGTCGGGTTCGCGACGGTCGCCCTCGCCACGCTGATGGCCACCGCCATCGGCATCTCCAGCGCGTATCTCGGCGGCGCGTACGACATCGTGCTCCAGCGCGTCGTCGACGCGTGGATGTCGTTCCCGGCGCTCGTCGTCGTCCTGTCCCTGATGGCAGCGCTGGGACCCGGGCTGCCCAATCTGATCCTGGCCCTCTCCGTCCTCGGCGCCGCCAGCGCGTCCCGCGTGATCCGGGGCGCGACGCTGTCCGTGATGCAGAACTCCTACGTCGAGGCGGCCCGCGCGCTCGGCGCCAGCCATCTCCGCATCGTGATGCTCTACGTGCTGCCCAACGTGATGGCCACCATCCTCATCCTCGCGACCATCGGGCTCGGCGCGGTGATCCTGGCCGAGTCGGCGCTCTCGTTCCTCGGCTTCGGGATCCCGCCGCCGTACCCGTCCTGGGGCGGCATGCTGTCGGGATCGGGCCGCTCGTTCATGTACCACGCGCCCTGGATGGCTGTATTCCCGGGCGCCGCCATCTCGCTCGCCGTCTTCGGGTTCAACATGTTCGGCGACGCGCTCCGCGACGTCCTCGACCCGCGCCTGCGCGGCGCCGGCGGTCTCCGCGGCTAG